Proteins encoded together in one Nostoc sp. PCC 7524 window:
- a CDS encoding helix-turn-helix transcriptional regulator encodes MQAENSWDLETLYSDLSSVKGKRLTPVEKRHLRGLLCGYSPAEIAEKLGKNGKGVETDLCATIYRYVKSLLDKSDEKLENWRNIAEWLDDAGYKNQSINVPGLDLSPDKAVVNVTNINIENNQIVFLISMKIPTSQDLSSLADELNNLDNYQGN; translated from the coding sequence ATGCAAGCAGAAAATAGTTGGGATTTGGAAACACTATATTCAGATTTATCATCAGTTAAAGGTAAGCGTTTAACACCTGTAGAAAAGCGTCATTTGCGAGGTTTGCTTTGTGGCTATAGTCCGGCTGAAATAGCAGAAAAACTCGGTAAAAATGGCAAAGGTGTAGAAACTGACCTCTGTGCAACCATATATAGATATGTCAAAAGTCTTTTGGATAAGTCTGATGAAAAATTAGAAAATTGGCGAAATATTGCAGAATGGCTTGATGATGCTGGGTATAAAAATCAGTCAATAAATGTTCCAGGTTTAGATTTATCTCCTGATAAAGCAGTAGTTAATGTAACTAATATAAATATTGAAAATAATCAAATAGTATTTTTGATTAGTATGAAAATTCCAACTTCTCAAGACTTATCTTCTTTAGCGGATGAATTAAATAATTTAGATAATTATCAAGGTAATTAG
- a CDS encoding type II toxin-antitoxin system VapC family toxin: MKLLLDTHLLIWWSSSSEKLSTKVYDLINDPSNNLIFSIASIWEMQIKVQSGKLRLNLSLPNLIESQKQINNIQILAIEPEHIYTLDGLPNHHRDPFDRILIAQSIFEKIPLLSVDTVFDLYPIQRIW, encoded by the coding sequence ATGAAATTGCTGTTAGACACCCACTTATTAATTTGGTGGTCATCAAGTTCAGAAAAACTTTCAACAAAAGTTTACGACTTAATTAACGATCCTAGTAATAATCTCATATTCAGTATTGCTAGTATTTGGGAAATGCAAATCAAAGTCCAGTCCGGTAAACTACGCCTAAATTTATCATTACCGAATTTGATAGAAAGTCAAAAACAGATTAATAATATACAAATATTAGCAATAGAGCCAGAACACATTTATACTCTTGATGGGCTACCAAATCATCATCGTGACCCTTTCGACAGAATTTTGATAGCTCAGTCAATATTTGAGAAAATACCTTTGTTAAGTGTAGATACAGTATTTGATTTATACCCAATCCAAAGAATTTGGTAA
- a CDS encoding NADPH-dependent FMN reductase encodes MVKIVGIGGSLRANSYTQLALQIAAQRLEAIGADVEILDLRQLNLPFCNGGKEYPEYPDVQRLRDTVSNTDGLILATPEYHGGVSGVLKNALDLMSFDELSGKVTGLISVLGGQANSNALNDLRLIVRWVHGWVIPEQIAIGQAYGAFSSEGKLLDEKLSQRFDQFAQSLVDNTRKLRGVN; translated from the coding sequence ATGGTGAAAATTGTTGGTATTGGTGGTAGTTTAAGAGCCAACTCTTACACCCAGTTGGCTTTGCAAATAGCAGCACAAAGACTAGAAGCCATAGGTGCAGATGTCGAGATTTTAGATTTACGCCAACTAAACTTACCATTCTGTAATGGTGGTAAAGAGTATCCAGAATATCCAGATGTGCAGAGATTGCGCGATACTGTTAGTAATACCGATGGATTAATTTTAGCGACACCTGAATATCATGGCGGTGTGAGTGGTGTCCTAAAAAATGCTCTTGATTTAATGAGTTTTGATGAATTGTCTGGGAAAGTCACCGGTTTGATTAGTGTACTGGGAGGACAAGCTAATAGCAACGCCTTAAATGATCTGCGCCTAATTGTCCGTTGGGTACATGGTTGGGTGATTCCGGAGCAAATTGCGATTGGACAAGCTTATGGTGCTTTCAGTTCCGAAGGCAAATTGTTAGATGAAAAACTTTCCCAAAGGTTTGATCAATTCGCTCAGAGTTTAGTAGATAATACCCGCAAGCTGCGAGGAGTAAATTAG
- a CDS encoding MFS transporter, whose amino-acid sequence MFPTEPAAVNNGFGALLKNRNFMLLWMGQLLSQLGDKVFFVLMVALLENYPPLPGLAQNSMYSILMVAFTLPAILLGSAGGIFVDRFSKKLILVGSDVIQAILTLLIAFAPRDFLIFLILTFAISALAQFFAPAEQAAIPVLVRKENFMAANALYSSTMMGALIVGFAIGEPILSWAKTWLGEGYGQQAVVAGLYLLSALAFQLVDFKSEHKTVSDRRSLIDPWADLKEGLRYLKKNRLVLNAMLQLTTLYCVFAALMVLAIRLAADFGLKEKQFGFFLAAAGVGMVLGAAILGHWGDKFHHKPLPLIGFLVMALVLGLFTFTHNLVLALGLCALLGIGASLIGVPMQTLIQHQTPPNMYGKVFGFQNHAVNIALSAPLAITGPLTDALGLRTVLVGMSFVVATVGIWAWQNTRRVLQDVI is encoded by the coding sequence ATGTTTCCAACTGAACCTGCTGCTGTCAATAACGGGTTTGGCGCACTACTAAAGAATCGGAATTTTATGCTCCTATGGATGGGACAGTTGCTATCCCAATTAGGAGATAAAGTTTTTTTCGTCTTAATGGTGGCTTTGTTGGAGAATTACCCACCGCTTCCGGGTTTAGCACAAAACTCCATGTACTCAATTTTGATGGTGGCGTTCACTCTACCAGCAATTTTATTGGGTTCTGCGGGTGGTATTTTTGTTGATCGCTTCTCTAAAAAGCTCATCCTAGTAGGCTCGGATGTCATACAGGCAATATTGACATTACTAATAGCCTTTGCACCACGAGATTTTCTAATATTTTTAATCCTGACTTTTGCGATTTCTGCCTTAGCCCAGTTTTTTGCCCCAGCCGAACAGGCGGCTATTCCTGTGTTGGTACGCAAAGAAAATTTTATGGCAGCCAATGCTCTCTACAGTAGCACCATGATGGGGGCTTTAATTGTAGGGTTTGCCATTGGGGAGCCGATATTAAGTTGGGCGAAGACTTGGTTAGGAGAAGGCTATGGTCAACAAGCAGTGGTAGCGGGATTATATTTATTGTCAGCACTAGCCTTTCAGTTAGTTGATTTTAAATCAGAACACAAAACTGTCAGCGATCGCCGCTCATTAATCGATCCTTGGGCTGATTTAAAGGAAGGTTTGCGTTATCTCAAAAAAAATCGTCTGGTATTAAATGCCATGCTGCAACTGACCACTTTATATTGTGTCTTTGCGGCTTTAATGGTTTTAGCGATTAGATTAGCCGCAGATTTTGGTTTAAAAGAAAAACAATTTGGCTTTTTCTTAGCAGCAGCCGGGGTAGGGATGGTATTGGGTGCAGCCATTTTGGGACACTGGGGCGATAAATTTCATCACAAACCCTTACCCTTAATCGGATTCTTAGTCATGGCGTTGGTTTTAGGACTATTTACCTTTACCCACAATCTCGTGCTAGCTTTAGGACTTTGTGCATTGTTGGGCATAGGTGCTTCTTTAATCGGTGTACCCATGCAAACCCTCATTCAACACCAAACACCACCAAATATGTATGGTAAAGTGTTCGGCTTTCAAAATCATGCTGTGAACATTGCCTTGTCGGCACCTTTAGCCATTACCGGGCCATTAACTGATGCTTTAGGCTTGAGAACTGTCTTAGTAGGAATGAGTTTTGTAGTTGCAACTGTAGGTATTTGGGCATGGCAAAACACCCGTCGAGTTTTGCAAGATGTAATTTAG
- the ftsH gene encoding ATP-dependent zinc metalloprotease FtsH, with translation MKNFGKKALMKQQSPKRVAWTSALAASLIMLPSILGGNPALAQKAERDSLTYGELIQKINQEQVKRVELDETEQIAKVYLKGQKPDTPPIQVRLLEQNTELINKLKANNVDFGEVSSANSRAAVGLLINLMWILPLVALMLLFLRRSTNASSQAMNFGKSRARFQMEAKTGVKFDDVAGIEEAKEELQEVVTFLKQPERFTAVGARIPKGVLLIGPPGTGKTLLAKAIAGEAGVPFFSISGSEFVEMFVGVGASRVRDLFKKAKDNAPCLIFIDEIDAVGRQRGTGIGGGNDEREQTLNQLLTEMDGFEGNTGIIIIAATNRPDVLDAALLRPGRFDRQVIVDAPDLKGRLEILSVHARNKKIDPSVSLEAIARRTPGFTGADLANLLNEAAILTARRRKEAITILEIDDAVDRVVAGMEGTPLVDSKSKRLIAYHEVGHALVGTLLKDHDPVQKVTLIPRGQAQGLTWFTPNEEQGLISRNQIKARITATLGGRAAEEIVFGKAEVTTGAGDDLQKVTSMARQMVTRFGMSDLGPLSLETQNGEVFLGRDWMNKSEYSEEIAAKIDAQVREIINSCYRIAKELLQENRLLLERLVDMLVDQETIDGEAFRKIMDGNKQESTNEELTTVVSQ, from the coding sequence ATGAAAAATTTTGGTAAAAAGGCATTGATGAAACAGCAATCACCAAAGCGTGTGGCTTGGACTAGCGCACTTGCAGCCAGTTTGATCATGTTGCCGAGTATTTTGGGAGGTAATCCCGCGTTGGCTCAAAAAGCAGAGCGCGACTCACTAACTTATGGGGAGTTAATCCAGAAAATTAATCAAGAGCAGGTTAAAAGAGTAGAATTAGACGAAACTGAACAGATAGCAAAAGTTTATTTAAAAGGACAAAAGCCAGATACACCTCCAATACAAGTCAGGCTTTTAGAGCAAAACACAGAGTTAATTAATAAACTCAAAGCCAATAATGTGGATTTTGGTGAAGTATCTTCTGCCAACAGTAGAGCCGCAGTTGGACTACTAATTAACCTAATGTGGATTTTACCGTTAGTGGCCTTAATGCTACTGTTTCTGCGACGCTCTACCAACGCTTCTAGTCAAGCCATGAACTTTGGTAAATCCAGAGCGCGTTTCCAAATGGAAGCCAAAACTGGGGTGAAATTTGATGATGTTGCAGGGATTGAAGAAGCTAAGGAAGAACTACAAGAGGTTGTAACTTTCTTGAAGCAGCCAGAAAGATTTACGGCTGTAGGCGCGCGTATTCCCAAAGGGGTATTATTAATCGGCCCCCCAGGTACAGGGAAAACTTTACTAGCAAAAGCGATCGCTGGGGAAGCTGGTGTACCATTCTTTAGTATTTCTGGCTCGGAGTTCGTGGAAATGTTTGTAGGTGTGGGTGCTTCCCGCGTCCGCGATTTATTTAAGAAAGCTAAAGACAATGCTCCTTGCTTAATATTTATTGATGAAATTGACGCAGTAGGTAGACAACGGGGTACAGGTATCGGTGGTGGTAACGATGAGAGAGAGCAAACCCTCAACCAGTTACTCACAGAGATGGATGGTTTTGAAGGCAACACCGGCATCATTATTATTGCTGCCACCAACCGTCCCGATGTCTTGGATGCTGCCTTGTTGCGTCCCGGACGCTTTGACAGACAGGTAATAGTTGATGCACCTGACTTGAAAGGACGATTGGAAATTTTAAGCGTTCATGCTCGCAATAAAAAGATTGACCCTAGTGTATCTTTAGAAGCGATCGCCCGTCGCACACCAGGGTTTACAGGGGCAGATTTAGCCAACCTACTCAACGAAGCAGCGATTCTCACCGCTAGAAGACGCAAAGAGGCCATAACTATTTTAGAAATTGATGATGCCGTAGACAGGGTTGTGGCTGGGATGGAAGGTACACCCCTGGTAGACAGCAAGAGCAAACGCTTAATTGCCTACCATGAAGTTGGACACGCTTTGGTAGGGACTTTATTAAAAGACCATGATCCAGTGCAGAAAGTCACCCTCATCCCACGGGGACAAGCCCAAGGTTTGACTTGGTTTACTCCCAATGAAGAACAAGGCTTAATTTCCCGTAACCAAATCAAAGCGAGAATTACAGCTACTTTGGGGGGACGTGCTGCTGAGGAAATCGTCTTTGGTAAAGCAGAAGTAACGACTGGTGCAGGAGATGACCTGCAAAAAGTCACATCAATGGCACGGCAGATGGTGACAAGGTTCGGGATGTCTGATTTAGGCCCCTTGTCCCTAGAAACTCAGAATGGAGAGGTCTTTTTAGGCAGGGATTGGATGAATAAATCAGAATATTCTGAGGAAATTGCCGCCAAAATAGACGCTCAAGTTCGAGAAATAATCAATAGTTGCTACCGAATTGCCAAAGAATTGTTGCAAGAAAATCGCCTATTGTTAGAGCGCCTAGTAGATATGTTGGTAGACCAAGAAACCATTGACGGTGAGGCATTCCGCAAAATTATGGACGGCAATAAACAAGAATCAACAAATGAAGAATTAACAACAGTGGTTAGTCAATAG
- a CDS encoding DUF2281 domain-containing protein, translating into MTAQVVDTTSELIAKLQTLAPEQQQQVLDFVEFLMQKYAQPEKTQETPQQRIPDLNRGEIWMSDDFNDPLPDEFWMGEGEI; encoded by the coding sequence ATGACTGCTCAAGTTGTAGATACCACCTCAGAATTAATTGCTAAGTTGCAAACTCTAGCACCAGAACAGCAACAGCAGGTCTTAGATTTTGTGGAATTTTTAATGCAAAAATATGCTCAACCTGAAAAAACCCAAGAAACTCCTCAGCAACGTATCCCAGACTTAAATCGAGGCGAAATTTGGATGAGCGATGATTTTAATGATCCTTTACCTGATGAATTTTGGATGGGTGAAGGAGAAATATAG
- a CDS encoding Rpn family recombination-promoting nuclease/putative transposase, which yields MYDNVCKFLAESFSSDFATWLLNEPIALTQLSPSELSLEPIRADALILLQSDEIVLHLEFQTRPKFDIPFRMSDYRLRGYRKFPQKKIRQVVIYLQPSDSELVYQTEFVLENSWHRFDVIRLWEQPTEIFFNYPGLLPFATLTQTDNQTRTLEEVAEVIEAMEDTRIRSNLAASTAVLSGLVLNKDVIKRILRSDIMRESVIYQDILQEGVKEGFEKGIEQGIEQKAQDVAIKLINKGISLEIIVDATGLTIEQLQKLQAQTEDIQPL from the coding sequence ATGTATGATAACGTCTGTAAGTTCCTTGCTGAATCATTTTCTAGTGACTTTGCAACTTGGCTGCTGAATGAGCCAATTGCACTCACTCAACTAAGTCCATCAGAATTATCCCTCGAACCCATACGGGCAGATGCACTAATTTTGTTACAGTCCGATGAAATTGTCCTCCATCTAGAATTTCAAACCAGACCAAAATTCGATATTCCCTTTCGCATGAGTGATTATCGCTTACGAGGGTATCGCAAATTTCCCCAGAAAAAAATACGTCAGGTGGTAATTTATTTACAACCAAGCGATTCTGAGCTAGTTTATCAAACAGAATTTGTCTTAGAAAATAGCTGGCACAGATTTGACGTAATTCGACTGTGGGAACAGCCAACAGAAATATTTTTCAATTATCCAGGTTTGCTACCGTTTGCAACTTTAACCCAAACCGATAATCAAACGCGAACCTTAGAAGAAGTGGCTGAGGTTATTGAAGCAATGGAAGACACCAGAATCCGCAGTAATCTTGCTGCATCAACAGCAGTGTTATCTGGGCTAGTATTAAATAAGGACGTGATTAAAAGAATCTTGCGGAGTGATATTATGCGCGAATCTGTAATTTATCAAGATATTTTACAAGAGGGTGTTAAAGAAGGCTTTGAAAAAGGAATTGAACAAGGAATTGAACAAAAAGCTCAAGATGTTGCCATCAAACTGATTAATAAAGGTATTAGTCTAGAAATAATTGTCGATGCCACAGGTTTAACTATTGAACAGTTGCAAAAATTACAGGCTCAAACAGAAGATATTCAACCCCTGTAA
- a CDS encoding ferrochelatase, which yields MVATPEKLQNTQEHLSNQDRVAVLLMGYGEVESYEDFANYNEQALNLLTAKFAPVPTWIYPPLAKILALFDRHEWGHQHHDFISPHNAIFEKQRAGIEEQLQAKWGSNVQVFKAFNFCAPFLPKQVLAEIKNQGFDKILIYPLLVVDSIFTSGIAIEQVNNALAETAEGENHWLKGLRYIPSFYNEPEYIHLMAHLVEEKINADLAAAYLPSQIGIVLMNHGCPHKAKGFTSGIDESQALYELVREELINRYPLISVGWLNHDTPLIEWTQPNTEQAANNLIQLGAKVIIFMPIGFATENHETLLDVHHIIHALEKKHPDVDYVQMPCVNNNPEFLAMAAQWAIPHIAELQNEQAMTVNTHISSHHHHHHHH from the coding sequence GTGGTTGCCACACCGGAAAAACTACAAAACACCCAGGAGCATTTATCCAATCAAGATCGAGTAGCTGTCTTGCTCATGGGCTATGGCGAAGTCGAAAGCTACGAAGATTTTGCCAACTATAACGAACAGGCTCTCAATCTACTCACAGCCAAATTCGCACCGGTTCCCACCTGGATTTATCCACCTTTAGCAAAAATATTGGCATTATTTGACCGCCACGAATGGGGACACCAACATCATGATTTTATTTCCCCTCATAATGCCATCTTTGAAAAGCAACGAGCTGGAATTGAAGAACAATTACAGGCTAAGTGGGGTAGTAATGTTCAAGTTTTCAAAGCTTTTAACTTCTGCGCTCCTTTTTTACCAAAACAAGTTTTGGCAGAAATCAAAAACCAAGGCTTTGATAAAATCCTGATTTATCCTCTTTTGGTGGTTGATTCAATTTTTACCAGTGGAATTGCGATCGAGCAAGTGAACAACGCTCTGGCTGAGACTGCTGAGGGTGAAAACCATTGGCTAAAAGGATTACGTTACATCCCTTCTTTCTATAATGAGCCGGAGTATATTCACTTAATGGCGCATCTAGTTGAGGAGAAAATTAACGCTGATTTAGCAGCCGCATACTTACCTTCTCAAATTGGCATTGTGTTGATGAATCACGGTTGTCCTCACAAAGCCAAAGGTTTCACCTCTGGAATTGACGAAAGTCAAGCTTTGTATGAGTTGGTAAGAGAGGAGTTAATTAACCGTTATCCTTTAATTTCGGTAGGTTGGCTCAATCACGATACACCCCTAATTGAATGGACGCAACCAAATACAGAACAAGCAGCTAATAACCTAATTCAATTGGGTGCAAAAGTGATCATCTTTATGCCCATTGGCTTTGCTACAGAAAACCACGAAACTCTATTAGATGTACACCACATTATTCATGCTTTAGAGAAAAAGCATCCTGATGTGGATTACGTACAAATGCCTTGTGTTAATAACAATCCAGAGTTTTTAGCGATGGCTGCACAGTGGGCAATTCCCCACATTGCTGAGTTACAGAATGAGCAAGCAATGACTGTAAATACACATATATCTAGTCATCATCACCATCACCATCATCATTAA
- a CDS encoding M23 family metallopeptidase, with translation MSRRQQKVVLSGATILVCLSIFSSINLLPKIEIVRARETQSNKTATGNGWLAASFPVENFQAYTSPFGYRRSATGGDGWEFHNGLDIAAPQGSYIRNWWGGKVIKVGDSGACGTHIIIKSGEWEHTYCHMEGHVETANGRRFLIDRAGGIQIWEGQTIPTGVRIGRIGMTGRTTGPHLHWIMKYANNYVDPAMVLKEMFSQQQIARQKSR, from the coding sequence ATGAGTAGGCGGCAACAAAAAGTAGTTCTTTCTGGAGCCACAATATTAGTATGTTTAAGTATTTTCAGTAGTATAAATCTATTACCAAAAATTGAAATTGTTAGAGCTAGAGAAACACAGTCAAATAAAACAGCCACAGGGAACGGTTGGTTAGCAGCTTCTTTCCCTGTAGAGAATTTTCAAGCTTATACATCACCCTTTGGTTATCGTCGTTCTGCAACTGGTGGTGATGGTTGGGAATTTCACAATGGTTTAGATATTGCCGCCCCCCAAGGTAGTTACATTCGTAATTGGTGGGGAGGTAAAGTGATTAAAGTAGGTGATAGCGGCGCTTGTGGTACTCACATCATCATCAAATCAGGGGAATGGGAACACACCTATTGCCACATGGAAGGTCATGTAGAAACTGCCAATGGTCGCCGTTTTCTGATTGATCGCGCTGGAGGAATTCAAATCTGGGAAGGTCAAACTATTCCTACGGGTGTGAGAATTGGCAGAATTGGGATGACAGGGCGCACTACCGGCCCTCACCTCCATTGGATCATGAAGTATGCAAATAACTATGTTGATCCAGCAATGGTGTTAAAAGAAATGTTTTCCCAACAGCAAATCGCCAGACAAAAGTCAAGATAA